Proteins found in one Planococcus citri chromosome 2, ihPlaCitr1.1, whole genome shotgun sequence genomic segment:
- the LOC135834491 gene encoding tropomyosin alpha-1 chain-like isoform X4: protein MFSKNWRMSAIVVLIVVISAYIVHHITAENGASDLNRTLTLEEREKKAEERLQRAVERLQRAEKMKQDAEKMKQDAEKMEQEVVERELRAKEMEKWAEEIVASYIDSTLIPKKDLRVLAAKHFNVTVSEQSDVERH from the exons atgttttcaaagaaCTGGAGAATGTCGGCGATTGTGGTTTTAATTGTAGTGATTTCAGCATACATTG TGCACCATATTACTGCGGAGAACGGTGCATCAGATCTCAATCGAACGTTAACACTGGAGGAAAGGGAGAAAAAGGCAGAAGAAAGGCTGCAAAGGGCAGTAGAAAGGCTGCAAAGGGCAGAAAAAATGAAGCAAGATGCAGAAAAAATGAAGCAAGATGCAGAAAAAATGGAGCAAGAGGTAGTAGAAAGGGAGCTAAGAGCCAAAGAAATGGAGAAATGGGCAGAGGAAATCGTCGCTAGTTACATAGATTCaa CTCTCATCCCAAAAAAGGATTTACGTGTGTTGGCGGCTAAACATTTCAATGTAACTGTATCAGAACAATCGG atGTTGAAAGACATTGA
- the LOC135834491 gene encoding uncharacterized protein LOC135834491 isoform X1, whose amino-acid sequence MFSKNWRMSAIVVLIVVISAYIVHHITAENGASDLNRTLTLEEREKKAEERLQRAVERLQRAEKMKQDAEKMKQDAEKMEQEVVERELRAKEMEKWAEEIVASYIDSTLIPKKDLRVLAAKHFNVTVSEQSEEHSCYVETYSTFQEPELWHNYPTGLFTHQYLNIK is encoded by the exons atgttttcaaagaaCTGGAGAATGTCGGCGATTGTGGTTTTAATTGTAGTGATTTCAGCATACATTG TGCACCATATTACTGCGGAGAACGGTGCATCAGATCTCAATCGAACGTTAACACTGGAGGAAAGGGAGAAAAAGGCAGAAGAAAGGCTGCAAAGGGCAGTAGAAAGGCTGCAAAGGGCAGAAAAAATGAAGCAAGATGCAGAAAAAATGAAGCAAGATGCAGAAAAAATGGAGCAAGAGGTAGTAGAAAGGGAGCTAAGAGCCAAAGAAATGGAGAAATGGGCAGAGGAAATCGTCGCTAGTTACATAGATTCaa CTCTCATCCCAAAAAAGGATTTACGTGTGTTGGCGGCTAAACATTTCAATGTAACTGTATCAGAACAATCGG aAGAACATTCTTGTTATGTGGAAACATACAGTACTTTTCAAGAACCAGAGTTGTGGCATAATTACCCTACTGGCTTATTTACCCACCAGTACCTTAATATTAAATAA
- the LOC135834491 gene encoding uncharacterized protein LOC135834491 isoform X2: MFSKNWRMSAIVVLIVVISAYIVHHITAENGASDLNRTLTLEEREKKAEERLQRAVERLQRAEKMKQDAEKMKQDAEKMEQEVVERELRAKEMEKWAEEIVASYIDSTLIPKKDLRVLAAKHFNVTVSEQSEHSCYVETYSTFQEPELWHNYPTGLFTHQYLNIK, from the exons atgttttcaaagaaCTGGAGAATGTCGGCGATTGTGGTTTTAATTGTAGTGATTTCAGCATACATTG TGCACCATATTACTGCGGAGAACGGTGCATCAGATCTCAATCGAACGTTAACACTGGAGGAAAGGGAGAAAAAGGCAGAAGAAAGGCTGCAAAGGGCAGTAGAAAGGCTGCAAAGGGCAGAAAAAATGAAGCAAGATGCAGAAAAAATGAAGCAAGATGCAGAAAAAATGGAGCAAGAGGTAGTAGAAAGGGAGCTAAGAGCCAAAGAAATGGAGAAATGGGCAGAGGAAATCGTCGCTAGTTACATAGATTCaa CTCTCATCCCAAAAAAGGATTTACGTGTGTTGGCGGCTAAACATTTCAATGTAACTGTATCAGAACAATCGG AACATTCTTGTTATGTGGAAACATACAGTACTTTTCAAGAACCAGAGTTGTGGCATAATTACCCTACTGGCTTATTTACCCACCAGTACCTTAATATTAAATAA